One window of Planctomycetia bacterium genomic DNA carries:
- a CDS encoding Hsp20/alpha crystallin family protein produces MSNQSTLPAPRTNGLSAWRSPLGQLRREMRDWMSNFLPENDDSWFGASVPSLDLSETPEAVQVRMDVPGVKAADLDIQINGNLLTITGKREEEKEEKDRTYHRVERSSGSFSRTVTLPCSIDEGKVDAQYKDGTLTVALPKTPEAKARKIQVKS; encoded by the coding sequence ATGAGTAACCAGTCGACCCTTCCCGCCCCCCGCACCAATGGCCTGAGCGCCTGGCGAAGCCCGTTGGGCCAATTACGTCGCGAAATGCGCGACTGGATGTCGAACTTTCTGCCCGAAAACGACGATTCCTGGTTCGGCGCTTCGGTGCCATCGCTGGACCTGTCGGAGACGCCCGAAGCCGTTCAAGTCCGGATGGACGTCCCGGGCGTCAAGGCCGCCGATCTCGACATCCAGATCAACGGCAACCTGCTGACGATCACCGGCAAGCGCGAAGAAGAGAAGGAAGAGAAGGACCGCACCTATCATCGCGTCGAGCGATCGAGCGGTTCGTTCTCGCGGACCGTGACCCTGCCGTGCTCGATCGACGAGGGTAAGGTCGACGCGCAGTACAAGGACGGCACTCTGACCGTCGCCTTGCCGAAGACGCCCGAAGCCAAGGCCCGTAAGATCCAGGTCAAGTCCTGA
- a CDS encoding response regulator transcription factor: MKILIVDDHPSVREGLALRISLHSDLEVCGEADSEDQALSLVKQTGPDLVLVDISLKSGHGIELIKRIRSLYPAVKMLVISGFQESLYAERAFRAGALGYLNKQESNEKMIEAIRTVLAGERFLSPEISRRLVNQALGASDKTKTPIEYLTDRELEIFRMIGEGLKTSAIAERLFLSTHTIDTHRENIKRKLAVNNAAELSRASVQWLLENG; encoded by the coding sequence GTGAAAATACTGATTGTCGATGACCACCCGTCGGTTCGTGAAGGGCTGGCGTTGCGTATTTCCCTCCATTCAGACCTGGAAGTGTGCGGCGAAGCGGACTCCGAAGACCAGGCACTCTCACTTGTGAAGCAAACCGGCCCCGACCTGGTCCTCGTTGATATCTCCCTCAAGAGCGGCCACGGCATCGAACTGATCAAGCGCATCAGGTCTCTCTATCCCGCCGTCAAAATGCTGGTCATCTCCGGCTTTCAGGAGTCTCTTTATGCTGAGCGTGCTTTCCGGGCCGGCGCACTTGGATATCTCAATAAACAGGAATCCAATGAGAAGATGATCGAAGCCATCCGTACCGTGCTCGCCGGTGAACGCTTCCTAAGTCCGGAGATCAGTCGTCGGCTCGTCAACCAAGCCCTCGGCGCGTCCGACAAAACCAAAACCCCGATCGAATATCTTACCGACCGTGAACTCGAGATCTTTCGCATGATCGGGGAAGGCTTAAAGACCAGTGCCATTGCCGAACGGCTTTTCCTCAGCACACACACCATCGACACGCATCGCGAAAACATCAAACGCAAGCTCGCCGTCAACAACGCCGCCGAGCTATCCCGCGCCTCCGTCCAATGGCTGTTGGAGAACGGCTGA